The Pradoshia eiseniae genome contains a region encoding:
- a CDS encoding amidase domain-containing protein: MKEKLENLLKERIALLAGERKQSRSSQNERLMKKKKSLKQRGGHLVKVMGRGNIEKMTEREAIYTIHWSFAIKHGDQFYIEEEVERRRADFSSGELIGDIELIVPSDGELDRNWMVSDTMRSWPAFRYDRLKAVQYAERWWNEFNPSYPKFNDDCTNFISQCLHAGGVPMWGQPERTRGWWIDGKSNWSYSWTVAHAFMLMLKGAGWTVEVESPSELVMGDIICYDFEGDGRFNHNTIVTGMDGYGNPLVNAHTTNSRMRFWNYEDSTAYTPNIQYKFFHIKAR, encoded by the coding sequence ATGAAAGAGAAGCTTGAGAACTTGCTTAAAGAGCGAATTGCCTTGCTTGCCGGGGAAAGAAAACAATCCAGGTCATCACAAAATGAACGCCTAATGAAAAAGAAAAAAAGCCTCAAGCAGCGGGGAGGCCATCTCGTTAAGGTGATGGGAAGAGGAAATATCGAGAAAATGACGGAGCGGGAGGCCATCTATACGATTCATTGGTCTTTTGCTATCAAGCATGGGGATCAGTTTTATATAGAAGAGGAAGTGGAGCGGAGGAGGGCGGACTTCTCCTCAGGTGAACTTATTGGAGATATAGAGCTGATTGTGCCCAGCGATGGAGAGCTTGACCGGAATTGGATGGTTAGCGATACCATGCGCAGCTGGCCGGCTTTTCGATATGACCGGCTGAAGGCAGTGCAATATGCAGAGCGGTGGTGGAATGAATTTAATCCATCCTACCCGAAATTCAATGATGATTGTACAAACTTCATCTCCCAGTGCCTCCATGCCGGAGGAGTCCCGATGTGGGGACAGCCAGAGCGGACGAGGGGCTGGTGGATAGATGGAAAGAGCAATTGGAGCTATAGCTGGACGGTCGCTCACGCCTTTATGCTGATGCTTAAAGGAGCCGGCTGGACAGTCGAGGTTGAGAGTCCGAGCGAGCTCGTGATGGGTGATATCATTTGCTATGACTTTGAAGGAGATGGGCGCTTTAATCACAATACAATCGTGACAGGCATGGACGGATATGGCAATCCGCTTGTGAATGCACATACGACCAACAGCCGAATGCGTTTTTGGAATTATGAGGATTCGACCGCTTACACGCCTAATATTCAGTATAAATTCTTTCACATCAAAGCCCGTTAG
- the queG gene encoding tRNA epoxyqueuosine(34) reductase QueG, translating into MNHQQLKQDLIEYSKTIGIDKIGFTTSDPFLELKNRLIEQQKRNYASGFEEPNLDKRTDPKRLMPEARSIIAIAVAYPSRLHNAPKSRKGQRRGIFSRSSWGLDYHHVVKDRLKKVEAFIQERVPDALLKSMVDTGELADRAVAERAGIGWSGKNCSVLDPEYGSYMYLGEIITNIPFLPDAPMEDLCGTCTKCLDACPTGALVAGGQINAKRCISFLTQTKELIPAEFRDKVGNRLYGCDSCQTSCPYNKRVDFHLHQELEADPEIAKPELLSLLSLSNRAFKEQYGSLSGAWRGKMPIQRNAILALAHFKDPEHIGPLAELLKKDARPVIRGTAAWALGKIGGIEAAVILKECLAMEQEELVRTEIESAIAKLEKLGE; encoded by the coding sequence ATGAATCATCAGCAGCTAAAGCAAGATTTGATAGAATACAGCAAGACAATCGGGATTGATAAGATTGGCTTTACTACAAGTGACCCCTTTCTTGAGTTAAAGAATCGGCTCATTGAACAGCAAAAAAGAAATTATGCATCCGGTTTTGAGGAACCGAATTTAGATAAACGTACGGACCCGAAGCGACTTATGCCTGAGGCAAGGTCCATCATCGCCATCGCGGTTGCTTATCCTTCTCGGCTCCATAACGCACCGAAAAGCAGGAAAGGACAGAGGCGCGGCATCTTCAGCCGTTCCTCTTGGGGGCTTGATTACCATCATGTTGTGAAGGATCGCTTAAAGAAGGTGGAAGCCTTCATACAGGAAAGGGTGCCGGATGCGCTGCTGAAATCAATGGTTGATACGGGTGAATTGGCCGATCGTGCCGTTGCAGAACGGGCAGGCATAGGCTGGAGCGGGAAAAACTGTTCGGTCTTAGATCCGGAGTATGGCTCTTATATGTACTTAGGGGAAATAATCACAAATATTCCGTTTCTTCCGGATGCACCGATGGAGGATTTATGCGGCACATGTACGAAATGTCTGGATGCCTGTCCGACAGGGGCGCTAGTGGCTGGGGGACAAATCAATGCAAAGCGCTGCATCTCGTTTCTGACTCAGACGAAGGAATTGATTCCGGCTGAGTTCAGGGATAAAGTCGGAAACCGTTTATATGGCTGTGATTCCTGCCAGACATCATGCCCATATAATAAGCGCGTTGACTTTCATCTTCATCAGGAGCTGGAGGCTGATCCGGAGATTGCAAAACCGGAATTGCTTTCCCTTCTGAGCTTGAGTAATCGTGCGTTTAAAGAGCAGTATGGAAGTCTCTCTGGAGCTTGGAGAGGGAAAATGCCAATCCAGCGTAACGCCATTCTCGCGCTGGCTCATTTCAAGGACCCCGAGCATATCGGGCCGCTTGCTGAATTGCTCAAAAAAGACGCTCGTCCTGTCATCAGGGGAACGGCTGCCTGGGCGCTCGGCAAGATTGGGGGAATTGAGGCGGCGGTCATTTTAAAAGAGTGCTTGGCAATGGAGCAAGAGGAGCTTGTCCGCACGGAAATAGAATCGGCAATTGCTAAACTTGAGAAGCTGGGGGAATGA
- a CDS encoding B3/B4 domain-containing protein, whose protein sequence is MLHIKADEQLFTQAGDVKFGIIHYEGMEAGNIPSMLVGRLQLYIENLHTELQTKTWAEYTGIVAWRKIFKQTGADPSRYRPSVEALYRRIKKEPSAPTGNSAIALNNFFSLQYEIPLGIYDAKTIKGDVLIKIGHDADSYEGLNGRRNTLNGIIGTFDEDGPFGSPFVDSVRTSVHDETKEAIQVVYFHHDHSIDQARGMLEAISKMFLQVHGGESSIHLLSRENPKIDK, encoded by the coding sequence ATGCTACACATAAAAGCAGACGAACAACTCTTCACACAAGCCGGCGATGTTAAGTTCGGCATTATTCATTATGAGGGTATGGAAGCAGGAAATATACCTTCAATGCTTGTCGGCCGCCTGCAGCTATACATAGAAAACCTGCACACAGAGCTTCAAACAAAGACTTGGGCCGAATATACAGGTATTGTTGCATGGCGAAAGATTTTCAAACAAACAGGGGCTGATCCGTCAAGATATCGTCCATCCGTCGAAGCATTATATAGAAGAATAAAAAAAGAGCCATCTGCTCCGACTGGAAACTCTGCGATTGCTCTGAATAATTTCTTCTCACTCCAATATGAAATCCCTCTCGGAATCTATGACGCCAAAACCATCAAGGGCGATGTGTTAATCAAAATTGGCCATGATGCTGACAGCTATGAGGGGCTAAACGGACGCAGGAATACATTGAATGGAATCATAGGGACATTTGATGAGGATGGCCCATTTGGCAGCCCTTTTGTGGACTCTGTCAGGACGAGCGTTCATGATGAAACAAAGGAAGCCATACAAGTGGTGTATTTCCATCATGACCACTCCATAGACCAAGCCCGCGGGATGCTTGAAGCTATCTCAAAAATGTTCCTCCAAGTACATGGAGGAGAATCATCCATCCATCTATTAAGCCGTGAAAATCCCAAAATAGACAAATAA
- a CDS encoding Na+/H+ antiporter NhaC family protein, with product MENSIYALLPPLVAIVMVVLTRKILLSLGVGIIVSAYMLADFKFGETAAITWDAAKGIFISDGALNLSNIYIIAFILLLGLITVFISVSGGSRAFGEWAMKRVKTRTGAQLVAAILGILIFIDDYFNALAVGQIARPITDRQKVSRAKLAYIIDSSSAPICVVSPVSSWGAYIIALLAIIFAQHQYTEYGAFTAFLQMSAMNYYAIAAIAMVFLVAVRNWNIGPMRAHEERAVIKGEVYDPEKSIPGELKQKLETSRKGSIYDLLLPILTLIVGTVAAMIWTGLTAISGKVTVLGVLENTDVTKSLVIGGLVGLIVALTMFAKQVFYHKAIKGKVFGKSFLQGIVTMLPAVYILLLAWMLVDLISRLEVGDYLAGLVQQSNLNTAFLPLMLFLVAGVMTFATGTSWGSFGILLPIAGEIAMAADPAMMLPAMAAVLAGAVFGDHCSPISDTTILSSTGAGSNHMDHVMTQLPYALICAGASIAGYLVLGFTGSIWISLLIVLGLIGSLTIVIKPDARMEQRIDNRLIDS from the coding sequence ATGGAAAACTCGATTTATGCATTACTTCCGCCCTTAGTGGCAATTGTTATGGTAGTGCTGACAAGAAAGATTTTGTTATCGCTTGGTGTTGGCATCATAGTATCCGCATATATGCTAGCTGATTTTAAATTTGGGGAAACAGCCGCTATTACATGGGATGCAGCTAAAGGAATTTTCATATCAGATGGAGCATTGAACCTGTCCAATATTTATATTATTGCTTTTATCCTTCTCCTGGGACTTATTACGGTCTTCATCTCAGTCAGCGGCGGCAGTCGAGCCTTTGGAGAATGGGCGATGAAGAGGGTGAAGACAAGAACGGGAGCGCAGCTTGTCGCAGCCATACTTGGTATCCTTATCTTTATTGACGATTACTTTAATGCGCTTGCTGTCGGACAAATTGCGCGTCCTATTACAGACCGGCAAAAGGTTTCAAGAGCTAAGCTTGCCTATATCATTGATTCATCATCAGCGCCAATTTGTGTAGTTTCGCCGGTATCCAGCTGGGGAGCTTATATTATTGCTTTGCTTGCCATTATATTTGCCCAGCATCAGTATACGGAGTACGGGGCCTTTACGGCCTTCCTTCAAATGTCTGCCATGAATTATTATGCGATTGCCGCTATTGCTATGGTCTTTCTTGTGGCTGTCCGTAATTGGAATATAGGCCCTATGAGGGCGCACGAGGAGCGGGCAGTTATAAAGGGAGAAGTATATGATCCGGAAAAGTCCATTCCAGGTGAATTGAAACAAAAGCTGGAAACGAGCCGGAAAGGAAGCATCTATGATTTGCTTTTGCCTATCTTGACATTGATTGTTGGAACGGTTGCGGCCATGATTTGGACAGGATTAACTGCCATATCCGGCAAAGTAACTGTATTGGGTGTCCTTGAAAATACGGATGTAACAAAATCACTTGTCATTGGAGGGCTTGTAGGATTAATAGTAGCGCTGACTATGTTTGCTAAGCAAGTTTTCTATCATAAAGCAATTAAGGGGAAAGTATTTGGGAAAAGCTTTTTGCAGGGGATTGTCACCATGCTTCCAGCAGTGTATATCCTATTGCTAGCATGGATGCTTGTTGATCTCATTAGTCGGCTCGAAGTGGGTGATTATTTAGCAGGACTTGTTCAACAGTCCAATTTAAATACCGCCTTTCTGCCGTTAATGCTGTTCCTTGTGGCGGGAGTGATGACATTTGCTACCGGGACATCATGGGGATCGTTTGGAATACTCCTGCCTATTGCCGGGGAAATTGCAATGGCAGCAGATCCTGCCATGATGCTGCCTGCAATGGCAGCCGTTCTTGCAGGGGCGGTATTTGGAGACCATTGTTCACCTATATCTGATACAACCATTCTTTCATCCACAGGCGCTGGTTCTAATCATATGGATCACGTGATGACACAGCTTCCTTATGCGCTTATATGTGCGGGTGCTTCCATCGCGGGTTATCTGGTTCTTGGATTTACAGGGAGCATATGGATTTCGTTGTTGATTGTACTAGGATTAATTGGTTCACTTACTATTGTGATAAAGCCAGATGCTAGGATGGAACAGAGGATTGACAACAGGTTGATAGATTCATAA
- a CDS encoding sulfite exporter TauE/SafE family protein, with amino-acid sequence MEYILIYLIGFIATTVGTLAGGGGLISFPSMLLLGVPVHSAIGANKVSNTVSSFTSFWHLYRKGKVNWKESFWIMPVSIIGGIAGGMTATIMSAFMLNIVASIFLLFGYIISFLGKGNFKNQDKELPINKYSLSGLFGIGMFDGMFGPGQGTLLLNLFGYFNLSYIKAVALVRLATVSSCMGAAVTYIVSGNIIWAVTLSLMLGSITGAQLGVRIAEKLNPQYVKPILRFMTLLLLIQLWINQFADNF; translated from the coding sequence ATGGAATATATTCTTATTTATCTGATTGGTTTTATAGCAACGACAGTTGGCACATTGGCAGGTGGAGGAGGATTGATTAGTTTTCCTTCCATGCTGCTTTTAGGCGTGCCGGTTCATTCAGCAATTGGAGCGAATAAAGTTTCCAATACAGTGAGCTCATTTACGAGTTTTTGGCATTTATATAGAAAGGGAAAAGTGAATTGGAAGGAGTCCTTCTGGATTATGCCGGTTAGCATAATTGGCGGTATTGCCGGAGGTATGACTGCGACAATCATGTCTGCTTTTATGCTGAACATAGTGGCGAGTATATTCTTATTGTTTGGTTACATTATTTCATTTTTGGGTAAAGGGAATTTCAAGAACCAGGATAAAGAGCTTCCTATAAATAAATACAGTCTTTCCGGTCTTTTTGGGATTGGTATGTTTGACGGGATGTTTGGACCTGGTCAGGGGACCTTGCTGCTTAACCTATTTGGTTATTTTAATCTCTCTTATATCAAAGCAGTCGCACTCGTTCGTCTTGCTACTGTTTCTAGCTGTATGGGAGCTGCTGTGACCTATATTGTTTCCGGGAATATCATCTGGGCGGTTACGCTGTCCCTGATGCTTGGTTCCATAACAGGTGCTCAGCTTGGTGTTCGGATTGCCGAGAAATTAAACCCTCAATATGTTAAGCCGATTCTACGCTTCATGACGCTTCTGCTGCTTATTCAGCTATGGATCAATCAATTTGCTGACAATTTTTAA
- a CDS encoding ABC transporter ATP-binding protein, whose translation MLQIENITVYYGNIQAIKGVTLDIQEGEIVTLIGANGAGKSTLLKTISGLLKPKDGQIIYEGKPIGGKAAQAIVKQGISHVPEGRRIFANMTVEENLQLGAYLRRDRAGIKKDMEQVYELFPRLLERVKQQAGTLSGGEQQMLAMGRALMAKPKLLLLDEPSMGLAPLLVKTIFRIIEEIKATGTTILLVEQNAHLALSIADRAYVMETGRIVLSGKANELTESEEVKMAYLGGH comes from the coding sequence ATGCTGCAAATTGAGAATATCACTGTCTATTATGGAAACATCCAGGCAATTAAAGGAGTTACACTCGATATTCAGGAAGGCGAAATCGTTACCTTAATCGGGGCGAACGGCGCAGGAAAAAGCACATTGCTGAAGACAATCTCCGGTCTTTTGAAGCCAAAGGATGGCCAAATTATTTATGAAGGAAAGCCGATTGGGGGCAAAGCTGCCCAAGCAATCGTGAAGCAAGGAATATCCCATGTGCCTGAAGGAAGGAGAATCTTCGCCAATATGACCGTGGAAGAAAATTTGCAGCTCGGGGCCTATCTTCGCCGCGATCGCGCTGGTATTAAAAAGGACATGGAGCAAGTATATGAATTATTCCCTCGTCTTTTGGAGCGGGTGAAGCAGCAGGCAGGTACATTGTCTGGCGGTGAGCAGCAAATGCTCGCAATGGGAAGGGCCCTGATGGCCAAGCCAAAGCTTTTGCTGCTTGATGAGCCTTCTATGGGCCTTGCCCCGCTGCTTGTGAAGACCATCTTTCGCATCATTGAAGAAATTAAGGCGACAGGAACGACGATTTTACTTGTTGAGCAAAATGCCCATTTAGCCTTATCAATCGCAGACAGAGCCTATGTGATGGAAACGGGCAGAATTGTCCTTTCAGGCAAAGCGAATGAGCTTACTGAAAGTGAAGAGGTGAAGATGGCTTATTTAGGCGGCCATTAA
- a CDS encoding ABC transporter ATP-binding protein — protein METSKPLLSVEQLSIQFGGLKAVSDVYMELASGELCGLIGPNGAGKTTLFNLLTGVYVPTEGTVTFNGHRLNKLAPYKITRKGLCRTFQNIRLFGELSVIDNVKVAYHSQASHSMLSSILRLPGHFKGEKVIEEKAFELLEIFQLELYKDEKAKNLPYGMQRRLEIARALAGNPSLLLLDEPAAGMNPKETEELMGLIGQIKERFSLTILLIEHDMQLVMGVCERIYVLDHGQLIAHGTPEEIRNNPLVIEAYLGEEVS, from the coding sequence ATGGAAACCAGCAAACCATTGCTTAGCGTAGAGCAATTATCCATACAGTTCGGCGGTCTGAAGGCTGTGAGTGATGTCTATATGGAGCTTGCATCTGGCGAACTTTGCGGATTAATTGGACCGAATGGGGCAGGAAAAACAACGCTCTTTAATTTGCTGACAGGCGTTTATGTACCAACAGAGGGGACGGTCACATTCAATGGTCACAGGCTGAATAAGCTTGCTCCATACAAAATTACTCGCAAAGGGCTTTGCCGAACCTTCCAGAACATACGCCTCTTTGGTGAGCTTTCGGTTATCGATAATGTCAAGGTTGCCTATCATTCTCAAGCCTCGCACTCCATGCTGAGTTCTATTCTGCGGCTGCCGGGCCATTTTAAGGGGGAGAAAGTGATCGAAGAGAAGGCGTTTGAGCTGTTGGAGATTTTTCAGCTGGAGCTGTATAAGGATGAGAAGGCAAAAAATCTCCCTTATGGCATGCAGCGAAGACTAGAAATTGCGCGAGCGCTCGCCGGAAATCCCAGCCTCTTATTGCTTGATGAACCGGCAGCAGGCATGAATCCGAAGGAAACAGAGGAGTTAATGGGGCTGATTGGTCAAATTAAGGAGCGTTTCAGCCTGACGATCCTTTTGATTGAGCATGACATGCAGCTTGTAATGGGCGTGTGTGAACGTATCTATGTGCTGGACCATGGTCAGCTGATTGCACATGGCACACCTGAAGAGATACGCAATAATCCTCTCGTTATAGAGGCTTATCTGGGAGAGGAGGTAAGCTGA
- a CDS encoding branched-chain amino acid ABC transporter permease has translation MAIFRRMNGFFGIMIFALLFFFIMQYIISAGILGSFYTNMIITMGINIIMAVSLHLILGITGQFSIGQAGFLAVGAFVSAIMTMKLDIPFLLSILIGGIIAAAVGMLIGIPSLRLKGDYLAIATLGFGEIVRIIFLNMDYVGGASGMMVTHKTTWGWLFFWMMVTILVVRNFTNSTHGRACISIREDETASDAMGINTTYYKVAAFVIGAFFTGIAGALYAHNFYFIQPANFNFLKSFDILILVVLGGLGSLSGTVIAAVLLTFVTTFLSDYPETRMLLYSLVLIVMMIYRPQGLLGTREISSLFSRKTKGGPKDGNQQTIA, from the coding sequence ATGGCGATTTTCAGAAGAATGAATGGTTTTTTTGGAATAATGATTTTTGCGCTTCTATTTTTCTTTATTATGCAATACATCATTTCTGCTGGGATACTAGGAAGCTTCTATACAAATATGATTATCACGATGGGCATCAATATCATTATGGCTGTCAGCCTTCATTTGATTTTGGGCATAACCGGGCAATTCTCGATTGGACAAGCCGGCTTTTTGGCTGTAGGGGCATTTGTATCAGCAATCATGACAATGAAATTGGATATTCCTTTTCTTTTGTCGATTCTCATCGGCGGAATCATTGCAGCAGCAGTCGGAATGCTTATCGGGATTCCTAGTCTGCGCTTGAAGGGGGATTATTTAGCCATCGCCACCCTCGGTTTTGGGGAAATCGTGCGCATTATTTTTTTGAACATGGATTATGTAGGGGGAGCATCAGGGATGATGGTCACACATAAAACGACATGGGGATGGCTGTTCTTTTGGATGATGGTTACGATTCTTGTCGTAAGGAATTTCACAAATTCAACTCATGGCAGGGCCTGCATATCAATTCGGGAGGACGAAACGGCCTCTGATGCCATGGGTATCAACACAACCTATTATAAGGTGGCTGCCTTTGTCATTGGCGCCTTCTTCACCGGGATTGCAGGTGCTTTGTATGCCCATAATTTTTATTTCATCCAACCGGCCAATTTCAATTTCCTCAAATCCTTTGATATTTTGATTCTTGTTGTGCTGGGAGGGCTCGGAAGCCTTTCTGGTACGGTTATTGCTGCTGTGCTGCTGACGTTTGTGACAACCTTCTTGTCTGATTACCCAGAGACAAGAATGCTCCTCTATAGCTTGGTGTTAATTGTGATGATGATCTATCGTCCGCAGGGGTTACTGGGTACAAGAGAAATCTCCAGCTTATTTTCGAGAAAAACAAAAGGGGGCCCGAAGGATGGAAACCAGCAAACCATTGCTTAG
- a CDS encoding branched-chain amino acid ABC transporter permease encodes MEFIQQLVNGISLGSIYALIALGYTMVYGIVKLINFAHGDVFMVGSFVGFYAITFLELSFLPALLLAMAACATLGVLIERIAYKPLRNATRIAALITAIGVSLFIEYGMIYIRGAQIEAYPNNVVPSANIDILGVTVKSQSILILGVAILLMILLQIIVHRTKIGKAMRAVSFDADAAKLMGISVNNTISATFAIGSALAGAAGVIFGVYYTRIEPLMGILPGLKAFVAAVLGGIGIIPGAMVGGLLLGMIEALVSAAGFSLWRDAAAFIVLILILLFMPQGLFGKNKKEKV; translated from the coding sequence ATGGAATTTATCCAGCAGCTCGTGAACGGTATATCGCTCGGGAGCATTTATGCGCTCATTGCGCTCGGCTATACGATGGTTTATGGGATTGTCAAATTGATTAATTTCGCCCATGGCGATGTCTTTATGGTCGGATCTTTTGTCGGGTTTTATGCGATTACCTTCCTTGAATTATCCTTTTTGCCGGCATTGCTTCTAGCGATGGCCGCTTGTGCAACCTTAGGGGTGCTGATTGAACGCATTGCCTATAAGCCGCTTCGGAATGCGACCCGTATTGCGGCTCTTATCACGGCAATAGGTGTCTCGCTTTTCATAGAATATGGAATGATTTACATTAGGGGCGCACAGATTGAGGCTTATCCTAATAATGTGGTGCCGTCTGCGAACATTGATATCCTTGGTGTGACAGTCAAAAGCCAGTCAATTTTAATCCTCGGTGTGGCGATTTTGCTCATGATATTGCTGCAAATCATCGTTCATCGCACGAAGATTGGGAAGGCAATGAGGGCGGTTTCCTTTGATGCGGATGCAGCTAAATTGATGGGAATCAGCGTCAATAATACAATTTCGGCGACCTTTGCGATAGGTTCAGCACTTGCCGGGGCAGCAGGCGTCATTTTCGGGGTGTATTATACACGAATTGAACCGTTAATGGGTATTCTTCCAGGCCTGAAGGCATTCGTTGCGGCTGTTCTTGGGGGTATTGGGATTATTCCGGGAGCGATGGTCGGAGGCCTTTTGCTTGGCATGATTGAGGCGCTGGTCAGTGCCGCGGGCTTCTCATTATGGAGGGATGCGGCTGCTTTTATCGTACTCATCCTTATTCTCCTTTTCATGCCTCAAGGCTTATTCGGAAAAAATAAGAAAGAAAAAGTATAG
- a CDS encoding ABC transporter substrate-binding protein, whose protein sequence is MKRTKVSGIILSLSLAMGVLAGCGGEDAGGTGDEAIKIGANLELSGGAASYGQSIMEGMELAIEEINKDGINGKKLEIEKYDNKSDAAEATTGALKLITQEKVDVIVGAATSTNTLAQVDIANENKVPLITPTGTNETITVKDGKVNDYVFRTCFIDPFQGTVAANFAKEQFKAKTAAVYIDSSSDYSKGLAAAFKKAFTDGGGKIVAEEAFVQKDTDFQSTLTRIKKANPDFVFVPAFYEEVGLVLKQGREIGLDVPFMGGDGWDSPKLLEIAGAESLENTFITNHYSSGDPAENIQKFVSAFKEKYKDKSPDAFAALGYDTAYFIADAVKRAGDNPTPEKIKEALADTDGLDLVSGKLTIDENHNPIKAAAILKYENGKQIFETNIKP, encoded by the coding sequence ATGAAAAGAACAAAGGTGTCTGGCATTATTCTATCTTTATCATTGGCAATGGGAGTATTGGCCGGGTGCGGCGGAGAGGACGCAGGGGGGACCGGTGACGAAGCAATTAAGATTGGGGCAAATCTCGAATTATCCGGAGGTGCGGCCTCTTACGGACAATCCATCATGGAAGGGATGGAGCTGGCGATTGAGGAAATCAATAAGGATGGTATTAACGGCAAGAAGCTAGAGATTGAGAAGTATGATAATAAATCAGATGCCGCTGAGGCTACAACAGGTGCTTTGAAGCTCATTACCCAGGAAAAAGTGGATGTCATCGTTGGAGCGGCAACGAGCACGAATACACTCGCACAGGTTGATATTGCCAATGAAAATAAGGTGCCGCTAATCACGCCGACTGGGACAAATGAAACAATCACCGTAAAGGATGGCAAGGTAAATGATTATGTCTTCCGTACATGCTTTATCGATCCGTTCCAGGGAACTGTTGCCGCCAACTTTGCGAAAGAACAATTTAAGGCAAAGACGGCGGCCGTTTATATTGATAGCTCCAGTGATTACTCGAAGGGACTGGCTGCAGCATTCAAGAAGGCCTTCACAGATGGAGGAGGGAAGATTGTCGCAGAGGAAGCCTTTGTTCAAAAGGATACGGATTTCCAATCTACCTTAACACGAATCAAGAAGGCAAATCCTGATTTTGTGTTTGTTCCTGCTTTCTATGAAGAGGTAGGTCTGGTGTTAAAGCAAGGTCGTGAAATCGGTCTTGATGTGCCATTTATGGGCGGAGATGGCTGGGATTCTCCGAAACTGCTCGAGATAGCGGGAGCAGAGTCACTGGAGAATACTTTTATCACGAACCATTATTCGTCAGGAGATCCGGCGGAGAACATTCAGAAATTCGTTAGTGCTTTTAAAGAGAAATACAAAGATAAGTCTCCGGATGCTTTTGCCGCACTTGGCTATGATACTGCCTATTTCATTGCAGATGCCGTCAAAAGAGCAGGAGATAATCCTACCCCAGAGAAGATTAAAGAAGCCCTCGCTGACACTGATGGACTAGATCTTGTATCAGGCAAGCTGACTATTGATGAGAACCATAATCCAATCAAAGCAGCTGCCATCTTAAAATATGAAAATGGCAAACAAATCTTTGAGACGAATATAAAACCATAA
- a CDS encoding ABC transporter ATP-binding protein — MNKIIEVHGLSKTFGNLQAVKGIDFYVESGKLFAFLGPNGAGKSTTIDMICTLLKPDSGEAFINGCRLGIEDQDIRESIGVVFQESLLDPLLTVRENLLTRARFYKVPKLAIKERVEKAAISADVMEFIDRPYGKLSGGQRRRADIARALVNTPKILFLDEPTTGLDPQTRRSVWETIARLQKESGLTVFLTTHYMEEAASADYIVIIDDGRIVAKGTPFSLRNTYSSDTLKIEPTDHQALARLLEEHDIPYMEKNELIIIKLSSTAEALSMLKLTEPLINRFEVQHGTMDDVFINITGKEIRANV; from the coding sequence ATGAATAAGATTATTGAGGTTCATGGTCTTTCAAAGACATTCGGAAACCTGCAAGCGGTAAAGGGCATTGATTTCTATGTGGAAAGCGGAAAGCTGTTCGCGTTTCTCGGTCCAAATGGCGCAGGCAAAAGCACGACCATCGATATGATTTGTACATTGTTGAAACCAGACTCAGGCGAGGCATTTATTAATGGCTGCAGATTAGGTATAGAAGACCAGGATATCCGGGAGTCTATCGGAGTTGTATTCCAAGAGAGTCTGCTCGACCCCCTTCTAACCGTACGCGAAAATTTGCTCACTCGCGCCAGATTCTATAAGGTTCCGAAGCTTGCGATAAAAGAACGTGTAGAGAAGGCAGCCATTTCAGCCGATGTCATGGAATTTATCGACCGTCCATATGGCAAATTATCCGGCGGGCAGAGACGGCGGGCAGATATCGCGCGGGCTCTAGTAAATACACCAAAGATTCTTTTTCTTGATGAACCAACAACAGGACTTGACCCTCAGACAAGGCGCAGCGTCTGGGAAACAATCGCCCGCTTGCAAAAGGAAAGTGGCCTGACTGTCTTTTTGACAACACATTATATGGAAGAAGCGGCCTCAGCAGATTATATCGTCATTATTGATGATGGCCGTATTGTCGCAAAGGGCACCCCATTTTCCCTGCGCAACACATACAGCTCAGATACTCTCAAAATTGAACCAACGGACCATCAGGCATTAGCCAGGCTGCTAGAGGAACATGATATTCCTTATATGGAGAAAAATGAGCTTATAATCATTAAACTCTCATCAACCGCAGAGGCCTTATCCATGCTTAAGCTCACAGAGCCATTAATCAATCGCTTTGAAGTGCAGCACGGGACGATGGATGATGTGTTCATTAACATCACAGGAAAGGAGATACGAGCCAATGTTTAA